From the genome of Thermogutta terrifontis, one region includes:
- a CDS encoding DNA gyrase inhibitor YacG — MAKLRCPICGKQFDPETTDAMPFCSRRCKLIDLRRWLDEEYGLPMPRDADEDEEDEWKVPEDEE; from the coding sequence ATGGCTAAGTTAAGGTGCCCCATTTGCGGCAAACAATTCGATCCGGAGACCACGGACGCGATGCCGTTTTGCAGCCGCCGCTGCAAACTCATCGACCTTCGCCGCTGGCTCGATGAGGAGTACGGATTGCCGATGCCACGCGATGCTGACGAAGACGAGGAAGATGAGTGGAAGGTGCCGGAGGACGAGGAATAG
- a CDS encoding DUF309 domain-containing protein, translated as MDHQALFLMGVKLFNAGEFFEAHEVWEEVWRESEEPDRSFYQGLIQFAVALAHLERGNQVGFERLVQRAEEHLAGFPASFGGIRLGELRRQVAELVQWVADLKPGHQPYPRGDSCHTLRENETSLANMSILALISGVKITLDGEATPQS; from the coding sequence ATGGATCATCAAGCCCTCTTCTTGATGGGAGTGAAGCTTTTCAACGCAGGAGAGTTTTTCGAGGCCCACGAAGTTTGGGAGGAAGTTTGGAGGGAAAGCGAGGAGCCGGATCGGTCTTTTTATCAGGGATTGATTCAGTTTGCGGTGGCCCTCGCGCACCTGGAACGGGGGAACCAGGTGGGATTTGAGCGCCTGGTTCAGCGGGCAGAAGAGCACTTGGCGGGATTTCCAGCCTCATTTGGGGGCATTCGCCTGGGCGAGCTGCGACGGCAGGTTGCGGAGCTGGTTCAATGGGTGGCAGACCTAAAACCCGGCCATCAGCCATATCCGAGGGGGGATTCTTGCCATACGCTTAGGGAAAACGAAACTTCCCTTGCTAACATGTCGATTCTCGCGTTGATTTCCGGGGTGAAAATAACGCTTGACGGTGAGGCCACACCTCAAAGCTGA
- the nth gene encoding endonuclease III translates to MAAGPTQRIRRVLEVLEKEFPDASCSLNFTNPLELLVATILSAQCTDERVNQVTKDLFRKYRTARDYATVPLTELEKDIQSTGFYRNKARNIQECCRILDEKYGGKVPPSMDDLVTLPGVGRKTANVVLGTAYGIPSGVVVDTHVARISQRLGLTTEKDPEKIEQDLMRLVPQDQWIPFGHRMIKHGRKYCTAKKPRCSECPMNSFCPKIGVEGNTKSPGKTDSSSESKRGKRATSRSRRES, encoded by the coding sequence ATGGCTGCTGGTCCCACGCAACGCATTCGGCGAGTCCTGGAAGTACTCGAGAAAGAGTTTCCTGACGCATCCTGCTCGCTCAATTTTACCAATCCCTTGGAGCTTTTGGTGGCGACAATACTTTCCGCCCAGTGCACGGATGAACGCGTCAATCAGGTGACAAAAGACCTCTTCAGAAAGTATCGCACCGCCCGGGACTACGCGACCGTGCCATTGACTGAATTGGAAAAGGACATTCAGAGTACCGGTTTTTATCGGAACAAGGCCCGAAATATTCAGGAATGCTGCCGAATTCTGGATGAAAAATATGGCGGGAAGGTTCCTCCCTCGATGGACGATCTGGTCACGCTCCCCGGCGTGGGAAGAAAAACAGCCAACGTCGTCCTGGGAACCGCTTATGGAATCCCTTCGGGAGTGGTTGTGGACACCCACGTCGCACGCATCAGTCAGCGGTTGGGCCTCACCACTGAGAAAGACCCGGAGAAGATTGAACAGGACCTCATGCGGCTCGTTCCCCAGGATCAGTGGATCCCTTTCGGTCATCGGATGATCAAGCATGGTCGGAAATATTGCACCGCGAAAAAGCCCCGCTGCAGCGAATGTCCCATGAACAGTTTTTGCCCAAAAATCGGGGTGGAAGGAAACACGAAGAGTCCGGGGAAGACCGACAGCTCGTCTGAGTCCAAGAGAGGGAAGCGGGCTACTTCCCGAAGTCGTCGCGAGAGCTGA
- a CDS encoding ABC transporter ATP-binding protein, whose amino-acid sequence MIDFWNVSKRYGEKLAVSQLDLHIPPGEVFAFLGPNGAGKTTTIRMLVGLLRPTEGRVSVCGYDATGRDRLAAQCIGYVPDQPYLYDKLTGREFLEFVGQLRGLSRRELAARIEREVARFEIGDFLDELTETYSHGMRQRVVFAAAVLHDPKVIVLDEPTVGLDPRSTKLVKDLLRERAAAGTAVFMSTHTLSIAEEIADRIGIIHHGKLIFVGTVEELRSARASDHASLEEIFLQLTAEERQETNSFSSPAIGTSVGDVGMTSSLIGNRERGTSSQKESDYSACEVTREFLESSSQNGVLATETRPNQQ is encoded by the coding sequence ATGATTGACTTCTGGAATGTCAGTAAGCGGTACGGCGAAAAACTCGCTGTCTCTCAACTTGATCTCCATATTCCCCCGGGCGAAGTGTTTGCCTTTCTAGGGCCGAATGGCGCGGGCAAAACCACGACCATCCGCATGCTGGTGGGACTTCTCCGGCCCACCGAGGGACGGGTCTCGGTATGCGGATACGACGCAACCGGGCGCGATCGACTGGCGGCCCAATGCATCGGTTACGTGCCGGACCAGCCCTACCTGTACGACAAACTGACCGGCCGAGAATTCCTTGAGTTTGTAGGGCAGCTCCGCGGATTATCCCGTCGCGAACTAGCCGCCCGAATTGAGCGCGAAGTGGCGCGTTTTGAAATTGGTGATTTTCTCGACGAACTTACCGAGACTTATTCCCATGGTATGCGGCAAAGAGTCGTGTTTGCGGCCGCCGTCCTCCATGATCCCAAAGTGATCGTTCTGGACGAACCCACAGTGGGGCTCGATCCGCGAAGTACCAAACTGGTGAAAGATCTGCTCCGCGAACGAGCGGCGGCGGGCACGGCTGTGTTCATGTCCACCCACACATTGAGCATCGCCGAAGAAATTGCCGATCGCATCGGAATCATACATCACGGCAAACTGATTTTTGTGGGAACCGTGGAGGAGTTGCGATCAGCCCGGGCTAGCGATCACGCTTCGCTGGAAGAGATATTTCTCCAGCTCACGGCCGAGGAGCGGCAGGAAACCAATTCTTTTTCCTCGCCGGCGATCGGAACGTCTGTGGGTGATGTCGGTATGACATCCTCGTTGATCGGCAACCGCGAGCGGGGCACGTCCTCGCAAAAGGAGAGCGACTATTCCGCATGCGAAGTGACTCGGGAGTTTCTTGAATCATCAAGTCAGAACGGCGTTCTCGCGACCGAAACACGTCCGAACCAGCAGTGA
- a CDS encoding ArnT family glycosyltransferase produces MSEPSSPVPPYARLAAALAVAIGITALTIHDVAIERGGPGVTCDELYHVGYGKRLVASLLRHGSRFFTRECVKETFAWSPEGPPVHPPLGNWILGWFHWLFDPAPQELSQLAITPARFGTAVCFGVLVFLICWAGVHRYGLIGGLAAGCSLVFMPRLFGHSHLAALDAITVLMCTAAVLAVVVAERSGRWWAFALAGSVWGLALLTRFHGLLCGLPILVWIVWQRRSKGVVPAFCWLASGLLIFYIGWPWLWFDTFEHLRLYLSTSTQRTPIHVFYLGRVWDDTLVPRHYAWVMFLVTVPVGLLIAGSIAIFSNWLPRSPQGRVSTFVPQMDAADFLFLGTIVFFLAIFTAPRVPVYDGVRLFLPVYSMWSLLVGRGTQLIWEWISRMTWHCFRYGPHFVLGSLFALQAVGVVAFRPAWLSYYNLLVGGLAGAERLGFEVNYWGDALTEPLLAAAAQRANKGETLVFGPSLAPYQAAGILLGSPALAEKEMVVVGWPAGAKTPPKNARWMVMYHRRADLDQIPEEIRQQPVVSEFSCQGVWLARLIQLPASASENSP; encoded by the coding sequence ATGTCTGAGCCCTCTTCTCCTGTTCCGCCGTACGCCAGGCTGGCTGCCGCACTGGCGGTGGCTATCGGCATCACCGCACTGACGATCCATGATGTGGCGATAGAACGAGGAGGACCAGGCGTCACCTGCGATGAACTTTATCACGTGGGTTACGGCAAGCGGCTGGTGGCCTCGCTGCTGCGTCATGGATCACGGTTTTTTACCCGGGAGTGTGTCAAAGAAACCTTCGCCTGGTCGCCGGAGGGCCCACCGGTCCATCCACCTCTGGGAAACTGGATCCTTGGATGGTTCCACTGGCTGTTTGATCCAGCCCCCCAGGAGCTCTCCCAACTGGCCATCACCCCGGCCCGGTTCGGCACCGCTGTGTGTTTCGGAGTGTTGGTGTTTCTCATATGTTGGGCGGGCGTCCATCGGTATGGGCTTATTGGGGGGCTTGCGGCGGGTTGTTCTCTCGTTTTCATGCCTCGATTGTTTGGACACTCCCATCTCGCCGCGCTTGACGCCATCACGGTACTGATGTGCACGGCTGCGGTCCTGGCTGTGGTTGTGGCAGAGCGAAGCGGGCGGTGGTGGGCATTCGCGCTGGCGGGTTCCGTGTGGGGACTGGCCCTGCTGACACGTTTTCACGGATTGCTGTGCGGACTACCCATTCTGGTCTGGATTGTCTGGCAACGACGTTCAAAAGGGGTTGTTCCCGCCTTTTGCTGGCTGGCCAGCGGGCTTTTGATCTTCTACATCGGCTGGCCGTGGCTTTGGTTTGACACATTCGAGCACCTCAGGCTGTACCTCTCAACAAGCACGCAGCGAACCCCCATCCACGTTTTCTACCTCGGCCGCGTATGGGACGATACCCTTGTTCCCAGACATTACGCCTGGGTCATGTTTCTCGTCACAGTGCCGGTTGGTTTGCTCATCGCGGGTAGCATCGCCATCTTCTCAAACTGGTTGCCTCGCTCGCCTCAAGGCAGGGTTTCAACATTTGTTCCCCAGATGGATGCCGCGGATTTCCTTTTTTTGGGCACGATCGTGTTCTTCCTGGCGATTTTCACAGCACCCAGGGTGCCCGTGTACGATGGCGTTCGACTGTTTCTTCCGGTGTATTCCATGTGGTCATTGCTTGTGGGGAGGGGCACCCAATTGATCTGGGAATGGATATCGCGGATGACATGGCACTGTTTCCGTTACGGCCCGCACTTCGTGCTGGGCAGTTTGTTTGCGCTCCAGGCGGTCGGTGTGGTGGCGTTCAGACCAGCTTGGTTGAGCTACTACAATCTGCTGGTGGGTGGACTGGCCGGCGCCGAGCGGCTGGGATTCGAAGTGAATTACTGGGGCGATGCGCTCACAGAACCCCTATTGGCAGCTGCCGCTCAACGTGCCAATAAAGGAGAGACGCTGGTCTTTGGGCCGAGTTTGGCCCCCTATCAGGCGGCCGGCATCTTGCTTGGCTCGCCTGCCCTGGCGGAGAAAGAAATGGTGGTAGTAGGATGGCCAGCGGGCGCAAAAACACCTCCCAAAAACGCCAGGTGGATGGTTATGTACCATCGCCGAGCAGACCTTGATCAAATTCCCGAGGAAATTCGGCAACAGCCGGTCGTCAGCGAGTTTTCTTGCCAGGGCGTTTGGCTGGCCAGACTCATTCAACTTCCGGCGTCCGCCAGCGAGAACTCGCCTTAA
- a CDS encoding SDR family oxidoreductase: MANNIDPVAVVTGGGSGIGLAVAESLAGEGFRVAILGRNPARLESAVKNSRYADRLRAFPCDVVDRQRVNTTFSAIREQLGVPKVLVNSAGINVANRSMAVLSPDDWDRILAVHATGTFNCMQAVLPMMREQRDGLIINISSIAGKRALELAGPAYCAGKFAMTALGMAAGLEERHNGIRITNIYPGEVNTPILEQRPTPVPEEQRRRMLQPEDVAQVVLTIVRLPPRAHVWEVVLTPLYQAYA, from the coding sequence ATGGCAAACAACATCGATCCGGTGGCCGTGGTAACAGGTGGTGGAAGCGGAATTGGGCTGGCGGTGGCGGAATCGCTCGCCGGGGAGGGCTTTCGAGTAGCGATCTTGGGCCGTAATCCTGCTCGGTTGGAAAGTGCCGTCAAGAATTCCCGGTACGCGGATCGCCTTCGGGCATTTCCGTGCGACGTGGTGGATCGACAAAGGGTCAACACGACGTTTTCCGCCATCCGCGAGCAACTGGGCGTTCCCAAGGTTTTGGTCAATTCAGCGGGGATCAACGTCGCCAATCGCAGTATGGCGGTCCTTTCCCCGGACGATTGGGATCGCATTCTCGCCGTTCATGCAACCGGGACATTTAACTGCATGCAGGCCGTTCTGCCGATGATGCGCGAGCAGCGCGACGGCCTGATCATCAATATTTCGTCTATCGCCGGAAAGCGGGCCCTGGAACTGGCTGGCCCGGCGTATTGTGCGGGAAAATTTGCGATGACGGCCCTGGGCATGGCCGCGGGACTGGAGGAACGCCACAACGGCATTCGGATCACGAATATCTATCCGGGCGAAGTGAACACGCCCATTTTGGAGCAGCGCCCAACCCCTGTTCCCGAGGAGCAGCGCCGTCGCATGTTGCAGCCTGAAGATGTGGCCCAGGTGGTTCTCACCATTGTTCGTCTTCCGCCGCGTGCCCATGTTTGGGAGGTGGTCCTGACCCCGCTGTACCAGGCCTATGCCTAG
- a CDS encoding putative ABC transporter permease subunit — MNDVSMSENQFAAMAERSRFTEPTRENAIALISPRLEAALFRKVLLLTARTLVRQTLSQAWFRVWLVVILGGGLWLGLLALFAEGFQFLETTIPYADLVEQTVRYVFGTFFMALTIMLMISGAILLHSGLFRAPDTAFLMTQPVRFERIFLTKYAETVLLSSWAFIILSTPLLLGYAQVVKADWPFYVAMVPYLVSFVYIPAAGGAFVCLLLARFIPKLRRMLIVVTIVVAVVGLFVLFQWISRLPRNQFLNVQWLERTLDRLSITQFRLLPSWWLASGLLAMAAGNYKDGVMFFLLILANALFLQWCCVQLAGKIYQPAYLALASRLEKRAIRRQNLFDRLVLEEFRGIPLFARQLILKDIRLFRRDPVQWSQLLVFVGLLVFYFLNLRRFYYEQFYFAWVNLVSFLNVAVVALLLTTFTTRFVFPLISLEGPRFWVLGLMPISRRAILWSKLGFALVLCPLPCAVLVFLSDAMLNVEPYVFLAHQWAMFLCCLGLTGIAVGLGARFPNFRAFSAARIASGFGGTVNLVLSTFFILVILVLAALPVHIRMIAESSFLLPTVTARISLSPLVVAWLTYGPVLAGLTTLLTMVVSLYVGMRHFERLEF, encoded by the coding sequence ATGAATGACGTGAGTATGTCCGAGAATCAATTCGCAGCGATGGCCGAGAGAAGCCGCTTCACGGAACCTACCCGGGAAAACGCGATAGCCCTTATCTCGCCGCGATTGGAAGCGGCCTTGTTCCGCAAGGTGCTGCTACTGACAGCACGCACGCTGGTCAGACAGACGTTAAGTCAGGCGTGGTTTCGAGTATGGCTGGTTGTCATTTTGGGCGGTGGACTGTGGCTGGGGTTGTTGGCACTTTTCGCGGAGGGGTTTCAATTCCTGGAAACCACGATCCCTTACGCGGATCTGGTCGAACAGACAGTCCGCTATGTGTTCGGCACCTTTTTCATGGCCCTCACGATCATGCTCATGATTTCCGGGGCAATCCTGTTGCACAGCGGATTATTTCGTGCTCCGGACACCGCCTTCCTCATGACGCAGCCTGTGCGCTTTGAACGAATTTTCCTCACCAAATATGCGGAGACTGTACTGCTTAGCAGTTGGGCGTTCATCATTCTGTCCACTCCCCTCCTTTTAGGATATGCCCAGGTTGTGAAGGCAGACTGGCCCTTCTATGTGGCGATGGTTCCTTATCTTGTGAGCTTTGTCTATATTCCGGCAGCCGGGGGAGCCTTCGTCTGTTTGCTGCTTGCTCGGTTTATCCCCAAGTTGCGAAGGATGCTGATTGTCGTGACCATTGTGGTTGCGGTTGTTGGGCTTTTCGTCCTCTTTCAGTGGATCAGTCGGCTTCCCCGCAACCAGTTTTTGAATGTTCAGTGGCTCGAAAGAACTCTTGACCGGCTGAGCATCACGCAATTTCGACTGCTCCCCAGTTGGTGGTTGGCGTCCGGTCTGCTGGCCATGGCGGCCGGTAATTATAAAGATGGCGTGATGTTTTTCCTCCTGATCCTGGCCAATGCGCTTTTTCTTCAGTGGTGTTGTGTCCAGTTGGCGGGGAAGATCTATCAGCCTGCCTACCTGGCTCTGGCATCTCGGTTGGAAAAGCGTGCCATCCGGCGACAAAATTTGTTCGACCGATTGGTCCTTGAGGAATTCCGAGGCATTCCCTTGTTCGCCCGGCAGCTCATCCTGAAGGACATCCGGCTTTTCCGCCGTGATCCAGTGCAATGGTCCCAATTGCTCGTGTTCGTGGGGCTTCTGGTGTTTTACTTCCTGAACTTACGCCGTTTTTACTACGAGCAGTTTTACTTTGCATGGGTCAATCTTGTGAGCTTTCTCAATGTGGCAGTAGTGGCCCTACTTCTGACCACGTTCACTACGCGATTTGTTTTCCCCCTGATCAGTCTCGAAGGGCCGCGTTTTTGGGTGCTGGGCCTGATGCCCATTTCGCGGCGGGCTATCCTGTGGAGCAAACTTGGATTCGCGCTTGTGCTCTGTCCTCTGCCCTGCGCGGTGCTGGTCTTTCTCAGCGATGCCATGCTCAACGTGGAACCGTACGTGTTCCTCGCTCACCAGTGGGCCATGTTTTTGTGCTGTCTTGGCCTGACGGGCATTGCCGTGGGGCTGGGGGCCCGGTTCCCCAATTTTCGTGCATTTTCCGCCGCCCGCATTGCCTCTGGCTTTGGTGGGACGGTGAATCTCGTGCTCAGTACGTTCTTTATCCTCGTGATCCTTGTGCTGGCGGCCCTGCCGGTGCATATCCGCATGATTGCCGAAAGTTCATTCCTCCTGCCCACGGTAACCGCTAGAATTTCACTCAGCCCGCTCGTAGTGGCATGGCTCACTTATGGCCCGGTGCTGGCGGGGTTGACGACGTTGCTAACGATGGTTGTCTCGCTTTACGTGGGCATGCGGCATTTCGAACGCCTCGAATTCTGA
- the dcd gene encoding dCTP deaminase gives MILSGKEILAQLGKKIIIEPFNPARLNSNSYDLTLHNELMIYEEVVLDMRKPNRVRRLIIPEEGLVLTPHQLYLGRTVERTETYGYVPMIEGRSSVGRLGLFVHVTAGFGDVGFRGYWTLEMFAIQPVRIYPGVPICQIFYHEIKGEYEEYKSDKYQDNQDIQPSLLFKELNPDLCNKPRSNLPFGIEEIHG, from the coding sequence ATGATCCTTTCTGGAAAAGAGATTCTGGCACAACTGGGTAAGAAGATCATCATCGAACCGTTTAATCCCGCGAGGTTGAACTCCAACAGTTACGATTTGACCCTCCACAACGAGCTGATGATCTACGAGGAAGTGGTCCTCGACATGCGAAAACCCAATCGCGTGCGACGGCTTATCATCCCGGAAGAAGGTCTCGTGTTGACCCCCCACCAGCTTTATCTCGGTCGGACGGTGGAGCGAACCGAAACATATGGCTACGTGCCGATGATTGAAGGCCGCTCCTCAGTCGGCCGTCTGGGGCTTTTCGTCCACGTGACTGCTGGTTTTGGGGACGTGGGTTTTCGTGGTTACTGGACCCTTGAAATGTTCGCGATTCAGCCGGTTCGCATATATCCCGGCGTTCCGATCTGTCAAATCTTTTATCATGAGATTAAGGGCGAGTACGAGGAGTACAAGAGCGACAAGTACCAGGACAATCAAGACATTCAGCCGAGCCTCCTGTTCAAAGAATTAAATCCCGATTTGTGCAACAAGCCGCGATCCAATTTGCCGTTTGGCATCGAAGAGATTCACGGTTGA